In one Nicotiana tomentosiformis chromosome 6, ASM39032v3, whole genome shotgun sequence genomic region, the following are encoded:
- the LOC138893785 gene encoding uncharacterized protein codes for MTKPSQTPSKTKSSSKPSSKSKVEKAKPKKSVKSTITSKSTKVKATSRKLVKREKPVDNVVAKGELAIKVLIAQGEPAIDKDALVKPSPSKLKIFVAEQFMAEKEGKKETGENEGSDESTYSLTDEEEDEETNKGGEVEGEKGHDSEVKKSEDEGESAKENEEEEKGPKREGDSESEDNDHEGVGDDEKESEGKDSESETEEENESEESEGSMTIENTIMALLEEVNEKECSEELRPSLTPFLGDEEVESDEDDLPLFEVRKKKKASAKLTKTASRGKREVAPPTRTPLTRSKRKVVNEKLIKEARSTKRIMKSVAATETVVKLDEDDELSSSHKGKKLLVMRTAIKPIKATAPTSQKKIIGKKKNIKSEAVDGMAKFKSRKVLNGKILANTDEKGMA; via the exons ATGACAAAGCCCAGCCAGACTCCCTCAAAAACTAAATCATCCTCAAAGCCTAGCTCTAAATCCAAAGTTGAGAAGGCTAAGCCAAAGAAGAGTGTGAAATCAACA ATCACCTCTAAATCTACAAAGGTCAAGGCCACTTCAAGGAAGTTAGTAAAAAGAGAAAAACCAGTTGACAATGTTGTTGCTAAGGGAGAACTAGCAATTAAGGTTCTCATTGCTCAAGGGGAACCTGCAATTGACAAGGATGCTCTGGTAAAACCTTCTCCgtcaaaacttaaaatttttg TTGCAGAACAGTTTATGGCGGAGAAAGAAGGTAAGAAAGAAACAGGGGAGAATGAAGGTTCTGATGAGAGTACTTATAGCTTGACTGATGAGGAGGAGGATGAGGAAACAAATAAAGGGGGAGAAGTGGAAGGAGAGAAGGGTCATGATTCAGAAGTGAAGAAAAGTGAGGATGAGGGTGAATCAGCAAAGGAGAATGAGG AAGAAGAAAAGGGACCTAAGCGAGAAGGAGATTCTGAGAGTGAGGACAATGATCACGAGGGAGTAGGAGATGATGAAAAAGAAAGTGAGGGTAAGGACTCTGAATCTGAGACTGAGGAGGAAAATGAGAGTGAAGAATCTGAAGGCTCTATGACTATTGAAAATACAATCATGGCCCTTTTGGAAGAAGTCAATGAAAAGGAATGTTCGGAGGAACTAAGGCCTTCCTTAACTCCTTTCTTGGGAGATGAGGAAGTTGAAAGTGATGAGGATGACCTGCCATTATTTGAggtgagaaagaagaagaaagccTCAGCAAAACTTACAAAAACAGCTTCACGTGGAAAGAGGGAGGTGGCTCCTCCTACTAGAACCCCTCTTACCAGGAGTAAGAGAAAGGTCGTTAATGAGAAACTGATCAAGGAAGCTAGGAGTACCAAAAGAATAATGAAATCAGTTGCAGCTACTGAAACTGTTGTTAAGTTGGATGAGGATGATGAACTTAGTTCTTCCCATAAGGGCAAAAAACTATTAGTGATGAGGACTGCTATCAAACCTATCAAGGCAACTGCCCCTACTTCTCAGAAGAAGATCATagggaagaagaaaaatattaaGTCAGAAGCAGTTGACGGGATGGCAAAGTTCAAAAGTAGAAAGGTCTTGAATGGGAAGATCCTAGCAAATACTGATGAAAAGGGAATGGCTTAG